Genomic window (Ammospiza caudacuta isolate bAmmCau1 chromosome 10, bAmmCau1.pri, whole genome shotgun sequence):
GAACTCATTACTCACGGGGGGCTGCTGCCCttggggctctgctggcaccgcCGCACCTTCAGGAAGTCCAGGAtgtcctggggcagctccttgTTGTGGTACAGCACACCCTGCAATGCCCCAGGGGGGTCAGcaccccataaacccctccCAAACCCACCACCGTGTGTTCCTCAGCCCTAAacccagcctgaccctgccATAAACCCTCACCTGCAGGTAAACCTCCAGGGCCTGCCGGCGCTGCTCCAGCGCTTTGGGCATCCAGTTGGGCACGTGGCGTGGGGGGAAGTCGGGCACCTTGCAGGTCTTCTTGATCTGGGGAAGGTGTGGGGGGATCAGGGCAGGCCAGAGAGGGTGAGGCCAGGCCTCCCTCGTcccctcctgcagagctgggggctctCACCCGCTTGTGCAGCGCCTGGAACTCGCTGTAGCGCCTGGTCACCGTGTGCCGCCGGCCATTGCACAGCACCTCCACccggaacacctgcaggggacagacagacagacagcgtGCTCCTCGTCAGCCCCAGCCTCACCGTGCTCACTGTTCTCACTGTCTTCACCACCCTCACCATCCCTCAtcatcctcagcagctccagcctcatCATCTTCAGCATTCTCAGCATCCTCACCACCCTGATCAGCCCCAGCCTCACCATGCTTGTTGTCCTCACCATCTTCATCACCCTCACTATCCCTCATCATCTTCACCTTTCTCATCATCCTCACCATCCccagcctcagcaccctcaccaCACTCATCAGCCCCCAGAGGAGGTAGGGGCCTCTAACTCACACACCTGTGGAGAGCACGTGGGGCACTCCACCCCCACTTCTCCAGGACAGGCAGAGACCCCCAATCTCCACGGCAGACCCCCAACACCCCCATGGCCAAGGGGGGGCACCATGGGACCAGGCAAGACCTCCACAAGCAGATGGGACACAATTCCCCCCTTCCAAGGGGAACACAGAAAGGTGTgacatcccaaaccccaccagaCAGCgaccctggggctggcagggaccccCAACACCTtggggtgtgcagggacaccaggaAGGGACACGTGGGCACATCAAACCAATGGGACAGAGGGAGACAACCGTTTTTCCCCAAGGCAGGTGAGGTCCCCTACCTAAGGATAGTCATGGATCTCCACcctcctggggaaggcaggagaaCCCTTCTTTCCCCCATGGCAAGGGGTCCCCCCAGCTCCAGTGGGGATCCCCCAggccagggacagcccctgcTGTCAAGGGTGGGCCCCtgaggacagacagacatctccatcccacagggaccccccagGCCAAGGTAGAAGGGCAGAGGACCCACCTCAGACAGGAACCCTGTGGGGGCCTCTGCCCAGCACCCCCTGGGCCAGGgacccccatcccctccccttCAAGGGCTTTGTGTCCCCCTTCCCACAAAGGGATCCCTGAGGACAGCTGGGGACCTCTCCTCCTCAGGGCAATGATCCCATCTGCCCTTctctccctgtgcctcctcACTCACTGCACAGTTGGGACCCCTGAGAGGAGGTAAGAGCTGCTGGGAACCCCCCGAGCActtggaggatttggggacaccctggTGGCACATTAAGAGCCCCACACCCTCCACACCCAGGGCAAGCAGGCACCCAGAGACAGACAGGGACCCCAACATCCTGCCTAGGGGGCACCTGGTCAGAGGGGATCCCCAGGGTAAAGGAACagcccctggggcagcccctgggccaAGTGGGGCTCCCCAGTTACACCTGGGACCCTCAGTCCCTACTCACATAGAGATACCCTCGGGGGCAGGTGGGGAGTCCATGGGAGAGACAAGATCCCCAGACCAGGACCCCGGGGTGGGCAGAAAGAGCCTCCAACCCCTGGGGCAAGTGGGGGCACCCCTGGGATGTGGGGaaccctggggacaaggcaggacCTTGCACCTCGGGGTGACAGGGAAGCTGCGGGACAGACACACAAAGTCCCGACttccagggcaggaggtgccccCGGCAGGGCCCCAGGACAGGTGGGCACCACCCAGGGGCACTTGAGGACCTGCAACCCTTGAGGCTGGGAGACTTCAGGGTGGCCTGAGGGAACGAGGGGAGCTCCAGTGCCAGAGCCGGAGGGGCAtgccagggaaggaagggaacccccagccatgggggcTACAGGGACCTCTCCCCTTTCAAAGGTGAAGGGTctgtgctcccctggctgggaccctgcagtgacaggcagaggcctccagcccctccttccccaggcCAAAACAATCTCACCTTGCCCACGTcccccatcccctccttcaAGGGCAAAGGGTCCCCATCGGCAGCGGCCCCTGTGGGGATCCCGCCCGAACCCCCGGGTCTGGGATCTGCTGTGGCTGCCGGGGACTCTCCCCGGGCTGTTTGGGGTCCTCTAAGCCCACAGGGACACCCCGACCCCGGGGACGAACAGGACATGGGGGAGGTGGGACAGGAGAGCgccccagccagcccctggGTTAGGGAGGAAGCACCGCTGGGCACGGAGAGAGCCCTGGGGAGAGGCAGAAACCTGCAAACCCCGCAGCCAGCGGGGACAGCAAAACGCTGGATCCCACAACCccggagcagggacagccccgggaGCAGAGACGGCCACCCCCTTTCAGAGGCAGGGGTTCTGTGTCTGCCACCGGCAGGGAGGCCCCAGGGACACGCAGGGACCTCCATTCCCAGGGCACGTGGAAGACTCCTGGGCCAGAGAGCGACAAATCCCCCGGGAGGGTGACACCCCGTCGGAACTCGGGGACCTCCAGTGCCAGGGAGCGAACCCCTAGAGCagggagaaaggggaaaggcagggagggaCTCGCACGCCGAgaggacaccttggggacaagcGGCGACCCCCAGCTCCCGGGGCAGGAGGAGCCACCCTCACCCGCCCTCAGCCCCGTCCCCGGAGGGCACAGCCGAGTCCCGAGTCCCGTCCCGTCCCTCACCGTGTGCGCCCGCTCGGGGCTgcgcgctgccgccgccggggGCTCCGCCGCGGGGATGGACACGGCGATCATGGCCGGGACTCGGCGATCACggcccggagcggggccggggccgggcagggacCGCCCCGAGCGCCGCCGGCGGGTCAGGGCCCCGGGCAGCCCGGGGGGATGCGGCGGGCCCGGAGCGCACACTGAGGGAGCCGCGGAGGCGCCGCAGGGAGCCGGCTCCAGGGAtaaggggaaaggaaagagggaagTCAGCCCGAGCTGCCTTTTCGCTTTTTGAGCGGGTATCGGTTTTGATAAAGCGCACACGCGAGGCTGGGAGGGGGGAAGGAGCAATCCCGGGTAAGGGAGGGCGGGCAGGAGCACCGCAGCCCTGAGAGCTCCAGCGTGGATTGATTCCTGGGGAATGCGACAGAGTGGGATCGCCACAGAGCCCCGCTGAGCTCAGATCCCAAAAACGGCTTCCACCGGGGGAAAGGCACAGAGCCAAAGCCTAATCAAGAGCGGGGACAGGTGGCCAGAGCAGTCCAAGGTCACCTCTGTCCCGTCACAACACGGGggaggctctgctgcctccagggaTGCACCCTTACCCCTCCCCATCCACCCCAAACACCCAGAGCCTGCTTGCCCTGATAGAAGTTTTATTACAGAACTTTAATGGCACTGCAGGAGTAAGATAATTCATTAGAGCCTTAAAACCCAGCCTGAAAAATAGATATTTGCCAGATCTCATTAACCCCCTGGCTGCGGGTCTGGTCTGGAAGCAGGAAACTAGTTTCTCTTCAGTAAGAAAATATATGTtgctaaatgaaaaatatacagTTAGAAGAGTTACTGGCTCACAAGCTGTTCTTCTGGGGGTGACACCTCTACCAGCCCCAGCATGTGGAACGAGGGGTCGCTCACgtggaaaagaggaggaggtATAgtgtatataaaaaaaaaaaaaaaaaaaaggcaaaattcagGTTTGTTTGCTcagtccaattaagaaatggcCTTGGCTTCGGGCAGGAACGCTTCCCAGTACttcaccagctgcagggaggagagggagagagtcAGGAGCCTTGAGGATGGGTCATGCTTGAGAGATTCACAAGCACGGCCTGAACTTGGACATAAATCCACATCAGGGAGCACTCACCTGCTGCTGAGAGTTCAACAACGTCTCAAGGTATTTCGTGACATGATTTCTGAAGTCCTTAGATTTCTCTTTCTGCAAGAGATGGCCatgaggctggagcagccaccAAAACCCTCCAGAGTgtgggagggggaaggagaaacCAGCAGGATTTTGCTGTTCCTCCTGGGGCCCCGTGAGGAGAGCAGCACATGGGAGGGACACAGAGGATCTTTGCCCACCCAGCTCCATTTTAAGATTCCCTGTGGGAAGCCCCCTCAGTGACACCCCAGCTCACACATGCTGGGATtcagggatgctgctgtggcaggagcaggggcaggagcccgggtcagtgccaggggctgccccacgTACCTCGAAGCGGATCACCTCCTTGCGGATGACGGCAGAAATGCGCTCAAAGTCCCGCTCGTACTGCGTCACCCGCGActcccactgcagggacagcaaggGCACCGTGGGCACGGGAAAAGGAGCCCCTGCCCCCTCTCCATGGGCGTTTGGAGCCACCACTGTGCCTGTgagaggggctgctggagcagagctcagcccttgGCACCGCCTTGGCGTGGAAGTCACAGGAGGCACCAGCAGCCTCACTCAAGGCTGGCTTGGTCCTTGGTGTAACCCAGCCACAAAcacctctccctcctgctcagGAGGGGCCCCCCAGCCCAGAAgatccttccccagcccaggagatccttccccactgcagcagggagggcaggagcagagcagagaccCCACGCTCCGTTCCCTACCTCCGAGATCTCATCCTTGGCCTGCTGCAGCTTGTCGGGTTTGtttgcccacagcagcctggcctCCATCTCCCTCTTCTTCTGGAGCATGGTCTGGGCATCCTGCCACCGCTGCCAGGTCCTCATGCGCTGGTCAAAGGCTCCctggggggaaggaggggcACAGCTCTCCTGACAAGGGGACACTGGAGCTCCTGGACCAAAGCTGAGCCACACCACAGACcggagcatccacagctcctgTATGGAGCAGTGGGCCCAGGATATGGTGGTCTGGCCTTTGGGGCAGGAAGGGGTCAGCTTGCTGGACTTGCTCCTCCCATGGGATTGCTCTTCCCAGCgcaccagctgggctgtgtggaTTTGATGCCCAGGTTCAGGAGCACTCAGCACTCAGGCCATGCCACAGCAGGCACTTGGCAGGTCAGTTTTCACCCCTGTATCACAGGTTAGCAGCTCACAGCTTCAGCCTTCACCTCTGGAAGGGCTGGGGTCAcccaccagccctgagctcGCTCCACATCCCCTCTGGagaagagcagcacagccaggcctgACCCACAACCATCTTCCAACCCACCCAGGGCACTCCTGCCCAACCAGCAAGGCTTCCCTCTGCCCGAGGAGGCCATGCCCTGCAcaccctctccctgccctgcgctTGAGTTTGGAACACCTCCTGGCATCCCTGAGCCTACAATGGGCACAAGGAGCAGGAGCAAAGGAATCCTCACCTTCACAACCGAGAGCAGGCGGATGTAATCCCCCAGGAGCTCGGCCAGGAGGAAGAAATCATTGTTAGCCTGTTCATGGTGCAGCTGCTCAATCTTCTCCTCCACCTcagccagctgggacagggcccTGGACAGGGCTGTGTTGTCCTCTGAGCTCCCCAGCATGGCCAGGCTCTTGGCAAACTGGGCTGTGTTCAATGCCAGCTCTGGGGAACGGGATGGGGGTCAGGAGAAAGGCCTGGCTGCACCAGGAGCTCCCCAGCAGAGGATTcagcccttggagctgcctccccacagctccaggaggtaccagcagagagagcagcactggctcagtcagagccagcagctcccagccatgaggaaaagggaagcaggaaagggaaggaaaagggaaacagCTGAGCCCAAGGACAGGCACAGCTTTGCAGAAGTCGGTGAAAAATGCAGAGGAAGGGAAACATCCCCACTCCCAGAGGTCAGCTCTGCTCAggtttgctgcagcagcattcaGGCCCATGAGGACGGGCTGAGGGAGTTAGGGATGAtcagcctgcagaagagaaggctccagggagagctcagagccccttccagtgcctaaaggggctccaggagagctggagagggactggggacaaaggatggagggacaggacacagggaatggctcccactgccagagggcagggatggatgggatattggggaaaaattcttccctgtgagggaactgaggccctggcacagggtgcccagagcagctgtggctgccccatccctggcagtgcccaaggccaggctggacagggcttgcagcaccctgggacagtggaagatgtccctgcccatagcagggggtAGAACAAGATGGACTTTAGGGCTCCTTTAGCCCCCAAGCCACCCTGGGATTCCGTGATCCCACAGGACCCCGGTTCCCTTCCACGCTGCCATCCCATCTTGTGGAGCTGCACACAAGAACTGGGGTGACCATTTCTGATCTCCCAGGAGGAAGGGACAGAGGGTCCTTTACAgcactgtcccagctccttgGGAGTGTCCCTGGGACAATGGTGACCCTctccaggcccagcccaggtgtgtcccttgTCACCTTTGCGGTGGTTCACCAGCGTCTCCACCACCGCGTGCAGCTTCCGCAGCCGCTGGTCCTCGCACTCCAcctcctgcagcttctcctcaaACCACTGCAATGGGCAAATGCAGGGCTGATTCTCACAGGGAAGGCTTTccctgcacccagagctgcagctgggaagggcacagagctctggagtGAGGACAGGGATGCCCAGAAGTGCCCCACACTCACCATGTCCGATTCGTTCATCTTGATGGTCATTTTACTGACTGCATCCGTGGCTTTGTTGAACATCTTCATTATTCCTGCTCCACTCAGGGTCTGGGTTCCTACTGCTCTTGGGAGCtggaaaggaatagaaaagttTGCTTTGCCATAGGAgatggagggagctgggagagctgggggtgttcacctggagaggagaaggctccagggagagctcagagcccctgagtgtctaaaggggctccaggagagctggggagggactggggacaaggcctggagtgacagggcAAGAGGAAATGAGTTTCtactgccagagggcagggacagatgggatattgggatgaaattcttccctgtgagggtgataAGCCTCtagcacaggtttcccagagcagctgtggctgccccacccctggaaatgtccaaggatagtggatgaggcttggagcaagctgggatagcagcaggtgctcctgccctggcagggggtggaatgagtTGGGCTTTTTGaaatcccttccagcccaagctGGAAGCTTTAAACTGTGTTCGTATATTTCTTGTAATGTCTTCAATTTGTGTTAGTCTGGAATTGACTCACTGCAGGAGCTTCTGCCCTGTTCCCTCCTTTTCCAGTGTTGTCTTTACCTATTTATGCACTTAAACATCACATCTGTCTTGAGAACATTTGTATAACAGAACCTATTCTGATgtcaaaataaatatatatagacAATAAAAAGGAATTTACTCAACCTTCAAAGGTGAGGGTTAGTCAATTGTTCCAAAAACAACCCGTCAGAATGAAGTTGAATAAAATGCTTGTCTGACCATACTAAATAATGTTACTTACAAAGGCACTATAGTTCTTTCACCTTCTTCATCTGGCAGCCATTACATTAAGTGGTTCTGATGattctgttttgcccatgagGCACCTgctgagtgatctctccctaCCCTTACCTCAACCCACaagctttttgtttgttttctcccaGCTGAGGGGATGGTtcagcagctttggtgggcacctggtgccagcagcagctcccactcctCACTGAGCTTTGGGGGGACCCTGCCTCATTAACTGCTCAAGAACCATTTCCTTCAGCACTCCCAAGGGTTCCTCACTCCACCCTACTGACCTCCTCCTTCTCCAAGAACTCCCTGACGTCGGGGTCCTGCAGCATGGTTGGATGGCTGACCACCCTCCGTAGGTACCTGTGGGAGAACAACTCCAGGAGTCACTCTGGCTGCAGCAAATCCAGCTTCTGATTTTAAATCTGTCCATCACGGCTCGGTATTTACTCCAGAACAGCAGCTGGGGGGCTGGAAATCAGAGCCAGCAACTGTTCTAATtcacccagcagctctcctgtcTCCCTGGGGAATTTGGTGGTGCCACCATGAAGAGCAGCCCTCTCTGAGGTCCCTCACCAGCTCAGGGCCAGCTGAGGGGGTCATACCTCTCTAGAGCAGCCCGACGTTTTTCTAGGAACTCTGCAGAGGAGGAATCTTCTTTCCCAACTTTCACTTTGGTCATGCCTAGCACAGAGGGAAGATGTGATTAATGAGCTGCTCCAAACTCTACACACGAGGTAAAGTGGTTTATTACAAGGGAAAGTGGTTTATTACAGACTATCAGGGTGACAGTGGAGGAGAGGAATCTTACAACAGGAATGAGACTTTGGAAATTTGAAATATGCTCACACCCAAGGAACTGACATGCAGGAAAGAGGCAAAGCAATGGGCTGAACTCAAGTGAACAGCAATTCAGTGACACCACTGAGGTTTTACTCTTCACCAAGCAGGTGGGGAGGCACCTGTGAACTCCATCAAGGATTTAAGTGCAGAGCTCCAGgtgtgagctctgcagagctctccagcGCCAGAGCTTTGTGTGTGCCACGGAACCCAGATTAatttccctgccagctctgaggctgctgcagggcagtcCCTGGGCCCAGGGCTCCCTCAGAAGGGCTCAGGGGAGCTGTGGAGGGGCAGCCCTGGTGCAGGGCAGTCCTGACTCACCGATGAGGCTCTTCTCGGGCGGCGGAGGGACAATGAAGCCGTTCTGGGCGTGCTTCTCCGACAGCTTCTCATAGAGCCCCAGGAAGTCACTGAACCTCCTCTTCACTGAGAACTGCTTGCTCCTGAACATGGGCATGCTGGTCTGGGGAACACATGGCACGTGGGTCACACTCCCCCAGGaaagcctggccctgctggcatCTCTGGGGTGGAGTGGGacagcaccagctctgcaaGATGTCAGCAGTGAGCAAAGCAGGTTTTGGCCAGGTTTTCCATTGTTTCTTTCCCAGCTGGGTTCTCCCTGGACCCAGCAGCAGAATTAATGGCATTAAATAACAaacagctgttcctgcagccgTGGGCTGCTTAGTAAGCCCTGCCCATTGCCTAATCCCATCATCCCTGCTCCACACGGGAACAGGGACACACCCCTCAGGCCACCTAGACCCACCAGGGCTTTGGACTGAGTTTGCAGAGCAGGAATTAAGGATAACAAATCCTCTTGTCTCTTCTTCAGACCACAGGTTGTAGCCCAGCAGCCATAGTACAGGCAGCTGGAGCAACTTtccagagcccagagccagaCTCCAAAGCATTCCAGCAGCTGCATTTCTCATGGAAACTGAGGGGAGAAGGTGCTGATGTGAATGCAACTATAGCAGCACTCTGCAGAGAGTGCTGAGCTCAGGTCAGCTCagtctgctgctgccactggcacagaaccctcagcagcagccccgggctcAGGGACTCTCCCAATGGAtgccattcctgctgctccctgcaatGCTGAGCATCCCTCTCGGCCAAGGCTGCAAAGAGGGAACCGGCTGTGAAAATAAAGCCAGTCTCCTTTCAAACAGATTCCAACCCTATTCCTCTGCTGGGCTCATCCTTTGTGGATTATAACTCCTGAATCCACAGAACAAGGCATTCAGGCCTCCTGTTTATTTAGGTCACTGCTGGCTTGGCTGAGGACACATAGTCCAGCTGCCTTTAAGCatggaaaaataatggaaaatcaGACACAGAGGGGTCAGACATACCTGTGTTGACACTTTGTAGGCTACGTAGGCATTCATGCCATCCCCtaaggaaaacagaaaggagGTGTTGGTGTTGCAGACAAcatttatggaaaatcctttccttaggatttttcctcctgagaagctgcgaggcctcaggaacaaaatgtaaacaatggttatctgctgctgtggaatgcaacaggtgcatctgtgattggtcacatgtggttgtttctaattaatggccaatcacagtcagctggctcagacagagagccgagccacaaacctttgttatcattcttggctattctattcttagccagccttctgatgaaaccttttcttctattcttttagtatcattttaacataatatatatcataaaataatagatcaagccttctgaaacatggagtcagatctttgtctcttccctcattccaagaacccctgtgaatgCCATCACATGTTGGGATCACAGCATCAGCACTTCCCACTATTCCCTGGGCACAAAGCACAAGGCTCCTGACCTTTTCCTGCCTCAGTGATCCTGATTTCGGGTCTGATGGAGCCCTGGATCTTCCTGCAGAACCAGAGGCAGCATCCTGCTGCATGGCCCTGGactcctgcccagcagccacTTCCCAACCTGCTTCTGCCTCCCCACACTTCCTACAGAGCCAGCCCTGACAATTGGGCACTTGTTgtgccagcagcctctgggctggctccaCACATCTGCTCACACCCAACAATTCAAGGGCTGTGGGGCACATGAAACAGTCCATTCAGGGGATGCAAGGcagcctggatggggctgggtCCTGGAACACCACAGGCAGTTTGCTCCAGCTCACACAGAAATCCCCTTGTTCACCTGGCAGTTCATCTGAAGGGCACTCTCTGAGCTCCAGTGCTGCCCTTAAGATACATCTGATTGAcacctcccagctccagggatcACAGGCCATGGAGTGGGAACACTcgtggggctgctctgctgcctgggatcTGTTGTCCCCCTGGGTTTTCTGCACCCCAGAACTTCCACATGGCTGGTTGTGACACTCTGACCCCTCTTTCAACAGACAGAAACCCTCTTGCTTCTCATTTTGAAGCCAGAGTCGTTTCCCTGGCAAGCCCAGCTTCCAGGGAACGTGCCAGAGCATGGAGCAATGCCCTCAGCTTCAGGTTAAGGGAATTTTGCTTAGCCCATGCCAGCTGCACAGagggcagtgctgcctggaggTCATGCCAAGCTGGTCACCACAGTCCCAAAAACCTGGCTCTGGGCTTTCCAGAACCTAACTCTGCCTGGCTCATTCTCACCCTGGGCTTTGTGCAGCATCATTTCTTTAAGATGCCAGAGGAAGCCTTGGAAATGTTATTCAAGGCTCAGGTTTGTGctcagaggcaggagctgcagggcccagcctggctcccccAGCCCTTTTCCCTACAGGATTGTACTCACCAACTTTCTCTGGGTCACTCACTCCTACAGTCAGGTCAAATttgtcctcctgctcctcctcctccagctgtttGGACaaagcacagagggacagcaaGTGAAAACAGGAAATCAGGGTTGAACCCACCCCAGAGCATCATGGTGAGCCTGCCCCCAGCTCTAGCACCTCAGTCTGGCCAGGAGTGTCCTATAAACCATTCCAGCTCCTCCTTGCTGTGTCCAGGCAAGGATCCCACACTGGGCTTGTTGTTCCCACCCCACTCTCTGCCCAGACTGATGCACAAAGTGCTCAGCCCCAGGAAGAATCTGCAGAGCTCCCATTCACAGCTGGGACCCTCTCAGGAGCAAAATCCAGCACTGTGACAGCTCTGGAAGGAATCTGGACCTccacaggagcaggaatgcCACCAGGCTGAGCTGAGCCCCACTGCAGTGGTTATCAGTCCCAGACTGATGGCCTGAGATACAAATCAGGGCATTCAATAAGGCAATTACATATTAATGACATCATTTAAGATTCATGTTTCCAACTGAGAACACAGAGAGGTCCCTGCCAAAGCCAGTTTGGAATTCTCACCTCCTCATAGCTCTTTGAAAGGTTTCTAGAAGACCTTGCTGCTACATCTAATGAGGGCACAGGACTGGAGGGTTTGGGCACCTCCTTCTTCTGGTTGTTCTGAGTGTTGTCAAGGGACAGCTCCACGGTGGCATCTGCCAAAAGAAGTTTGCAAGGGTCAGCCTCTCTCTTTTTCAGGATTTCTGGAAAGGCAATTGGAACATTCTCTGATTTGTGGGATCCAGGAGGTAACAACAACCCTAATGAGCCAAGAAATCCATGGGGAGAACACCTCTAAGCAGTGGAAGAGCACAACAAAGCATTGTCACTGCAGAAAGAGCATTTGAACACTCCTGCTGGAGACCAGCATGGCAATCCAAGGAAGTTCTTGTTCCAGAAGGAGCCAGGCATCACCTCTCCCTGATCACCTCCTTGATGGGGAGCTGCACCCTGGAGCAGCTAAAGCCAAGGCAGATGATTGTACCTGGGAGGAAGAATCCTTCCCAGGCCACCTCTCCACCTGGGATATGTTAAAACCCCCACCTCTTAGCAGAATTATACAGAACTGACTCTCAGCCCATCACGCCAGTGCTGGGGGATGTCTGACTCTCCTCACTTTCCCCTGCTGAGGGGGTTTGTGTCTCCTGTCCCTTGGGAACAGCCAGGTCTCTACTAGAGATGCTTCTTCCACTGGCTTGGAGCCAGGAGACGGTGGAGAAGGAAAACTCTGAGGAGACACTCATCACCTCAGGGCTTAAGGCaacaaaaatctcattttaatcCTCCTCAGCTCCCAAACAGTTTCTCCtgtggcaggggctgctccaacCTTCCTGAACACAACACCAGAGCAAGTGGACTCAAACATGTGTTTGAGATAAGGATTGATGATCTGCTTTTGGTTATGGGGATTTCAGGGCTATCACTCCAGGCCTGGGGCTGAGAGAGGCCCAGCACACCCAGACTCACCTGCAAACAGGTCCTGGTCATCCTGCTCCACATGAACTCCGTTCTCTtgggaggagctgctcacagGGAGAGGAGGTTCCTCTTTCAGGGCTGCAGAGTTGCTCTGTGAGAGGATTAAAAGGTCAAAGGCAGGTCACACActgagggatggaggagaaaaCGTGTCACCCTCCTTGCCCACCACCCTGTGCCCTTCAGCCTCACCCTTCTGCCACTCTTAAGGAATGCCACTCACACCAAACTCTGGAGCCACTCTCCACCCAGAAAGGACTATGCTGTCTGCTGGGACAGACTTGGGAACAAGGGGACAGCCCACCTGAGAGCTTTCATGCCAACCAGTCCTCCCCAGCAGAAGACAGAGCTGCTCTAGCATTCCTGTTACGGATGCCTGCATCCCACACCATCCCTCATTTTGCAGGCAGGCAGATATCCCAAGGATATCTTCCCCCAAGGAAGAAGGGGacagccagtgctgctctgcaggtcCCAGCAGAGAACAGAACAGGTCATTGATGGGCAGTAATGGAGCTCTAACAGAGACTCCTTGGCACTCTctccagcagggcagtgccatgGGATCAGGTCACTCCTGAAGGAGTgaggctgtgctgaggcagctTTTGTTTAAGGtggtaaaaacaaaacagccaTCAAAACACTCACTTGGTGGCAAGAGCTGCTGTATTTTAGGATGATTTCCTAGACAAGGGAGTGCTCTCAGCAGTtaaaggcaggagctgtg
Coding sequences:
- the SNX22 gene encoding sorting nexin-22 isoform X3, with the translated sequence MIAVSIPAAEPPAAAARSPERAHTVFRVEVLCNGRRHTVTRRYSEFQALHKRIKKTCKVPDFPPRHVPNWMPKALEQRRQALEVYLQQHQTPAPPAPHCRLLLGSLRAATRPRAAPQHRPQWGPAGPLPPPEPCPGLAAPPASGMMSSTQHLGMQWGEKGSLW
- the SNX1 gene encoding sorting nexin-1 — its product is MASGGSRGSRSPSPAERRPPPFPEHQGLGAPDSDSEGEDIFTGSSNSAALKEEPPLPVSSSSQENGVHVEQDDQDLFADATVELSLDNTQNNQKKEVPKPSSPVPSLDVAARSSRNLSKSYEELEEEEQEDKFDLTVGVSDPEKVGDGMNAYVAYKVSTQTSMPMFRSKQFSVKRRFSDFLGLYEKLSEKHAQNGFIVPPPPEKSLIGMTKVKVGKEDSSSAEFLEKRRAALERYLRRVVSHPTMLQDPDVREFLEKEELPRAVGTQTLSGAGIMKMFNKATDAVSKMTIKMNESDMWFEEKLQEVECEDQRLRKLHAVVETLVNHRKELALNTAQFAKSLAMLGSSEDNTALSRALSQLAEVEEKIEQLHHEQANNDFFLLAELLGDYIRLLSVVKGAFDQRMRTWQRWQDAQTMLQKKREMEARLLWANKPDKLQQAKDEISEWESRVTQYERDFERISAVIRKEVIRFEKEKSKDFRNHVTKYLETLLNSQQQLVKYWEAFLPEAKAIS
- the SNX22 gene encoding sorting nexin-22 isoform X1 yields the protein MIAVSIPAAEPPAAAARSPERAHTVFRVEVLCNGRRHTVTRRYSEFQALHKRIKKTCKVPDFPPRHVPNWMPKALEQRRQALEVYLQGVLYHNKELPQDILDFLKVRRCQQSPKGSSPPSTRLLPPQRPTVGFCSDPYVRPHGLELLPNTVLSGVLQGLYLPLSRVPAWQHPQPLE
- the SNX22 gene encoding sorting nexin-22 isoform X2, with protein sequence MIAVSIPAAEPPAAAARSPERAHTVFRVEVLCNGRRHTVTRRYSEFQALHKRIKKTCKVPDFPPRHVPNWMPKALEQRRQALEVYLQGVLYHNKELPQDILDFLKVRRCQQSPKGSSPPTRLLPPQRPTVGFCSDPYVRPHGLELLPNTVLSGVLQGLYLPLSRVPAWQHPQPLE